The Pseudomonas azotoformans genome has a segment encoding these proteins:
- the tolQ gene encoding protein TolQ, giving the protein MHATMEHMTIWGLISEASLLVKAVMVTLLLASLLSWYLIIQRASVLRRLERQLKGFVLRFRSAADLQPLYRETVQAGEGGIAPIFIAGVQEYQHLHGHDPAVLEGVERALQVAITEQEIELEKGLQFLATVGSVSPYIGLFGTVWGIMNSFIGLSQVQQATLSTVAPGIAEALIATAIGLFAAIPAVIAYNRFAARGQTLLTRYYAFGNELQVRLHRTLRGTPINLAVAA; this is encoded by the coding sequence ATGCACGCGACGATGGAACATATGACGATCTGGGGTTTGATCAGTGAAGCCAGCCTGTTGGTCAAGGCGGTGATGGTGACGTTGCTGCTGGCCTCCTTGCTCAGCTGGTACCTGATCATCCAGCGCGCCAGTGTGTTGCGCCGCCTGGAGCGCCAGTTGAAGGGTTTTGTACTGCGCTTTCGTAGCGCCGCGGACTTGCAGCCGCTGTACCGCGAAACCGTGCAGGCGGGCGAGGGCGGCATTGCGCCGATCTTTATCGCGGGGGTGCAGGAGTACCAGCACCTGCACGGCCACGATCCGGCCGTGCTGGAAGGGGTCGAGCGCGCGTTGCAGGTGGCGATCACCGAGCAGGAAATCGAGCTGGAAAAGGGCCTGCAATTTCTGGCGACCGTGGGTTCAGTCAGCCCCTACATCGGCCTGTTCGGCACCGTGTGGGGCATCATGAATTCCTTTATCGGCTTGTCCCAAGTGCAGCAGGCCACGCTGTCCACCGTGGCGCCGGGCATCGCTGAAGCACTGATCGCCACCGCCATTGGCTTGTTTGCGGCCATCCCGGCGGTGATTGCCTACAACCGTTTCGCCGCACGTGGCCAGACTCTGCTGACCCGCTACTACGCCTTCGGCAACGAGCTGCAAGTGCGCCTGCACCGCACCTTGCGCGGTACGCCGATCAACCTGGCCGTGGCCGCCTGA
- a CDS encoding energy transducer TonB, producing the protein MTAMIMHSPMLAVAPGEPSGFWRNSVAASLAVALHVGVLAALMLGGSTDRPPMETPRVMHTQLVMMPPAPTPAPVPEPVAVAAPAPEPVVVPVPAKPVIDPQIQAQKLEKAALARKRVEEKKLEQQQERLATEQRNRELEQQRLAQERLAAEHVRPAAPAAAPAFDSRQYQPLSKEAPDYPERALDKNIEGDCSVEYTVNTQGRVENPKVLDGCHPLFMRPSLAAANTFRYQPRIVDGKPVPVPAVRNTFHYRIK; encoded by the coding sequence ATGACGGCGATGATCATGCACAGTCCGATGCTGGCGGTAGCACCTGGGGAGCCTTCCGGGTTCTGGAGAAACAGCGTGGCGGCCAGCCTCGCGGTGGCGCTGCATGTGGGCGTCCTGGCGGCGCTGATGCTGGGCGGGTCGACAGATAGACCGCCGATGGAAACGCCGAGGGTGATGCATACCCAGTTGGTGATGATGCCGCCAGCGCCGACGCCAGCTCCCGTGCCTGAGCCTGTGGCCGTCGCAGCGCCTGCGCCGGAGCCTGTGGTCGTTCCCGTGCCGGCGAAACCGGTGATCGATCCACAGATCCAGGCACAAAAGCTGGAAAAAGCCGCGTTGGCGCGCAAGCGGGTCGAGGAAAAGAAGCTGGAACAGCAACAGGAGCGCCTGGCCACTGAACAGCGCAATCGCGAGCTGGAACAGCAGCGCCTGGCCCAGGAGCGCCTCGCTGCGGAACACGTGCGCCCCGCAGCACCGGCCGCCGCGCCGGCCTTCGACAGCCGCCAGTACCAACCCTTGAGCAAAGAGGCGCCGGACTATCCGGAGCGTGCCCTGGACAAAAACATCGAAGGCGATTGTTCGGTGGAGTACACCGTCAACACCCAAGGGCGTGTCGAAAACCCCAAGGTGCTGGACGGCTGCCATCCGCTGTTCATGCGGCCCTCACTGGCGGCGGCGAATACCTTTCGCTACCAGCCGAGGATCGTCGATGGAAAGCCCGTGCCGGTGCCGGCAGTGCGCAATACCTTCCACTACCGCATCAAGTAG
- the tolR gene encoding protein TolR produces the protein MLTRPQRKHGPKAEMNVVPYIDVMLVLLVIFMVTAPMLTQGVKIELPKVAAEALATDTRQQILTLSVKADGGYYWNLGGELDTTHQTDSAVTLDEMGAKVMQVVAARSDTQVYIRADDNAGYGRVVAAMAVLQKGGVSHLGLVTEAPQ, from the coding sequence ATGTTGACCAGGCCGCAACGCAAGCACGGGCCCAAGGCTGAGATGAACGTGGTGCCTTACATCGACGTGATGCTGGTGCTGCTGGTGATCTTCATGGTCACCGCGCCGATGCTGACCCAAGGCGTAAAAATCGAGCTGCCCAAGGTCGCCGCCGAGGCCCTGGCCACCGACACCCGCCAACAGATCCTCACGCTGTCGGTAAAGGCCGACGGCGGCTACTACTGGAACCTGGGCGGCGAACTCGACACCACCCACCAGACCGACAGCGCCGTGACCCTCGACGAAATGGGCGCCAAGGTCATGCAGGTGGTGGCGGCGCGCAGCGACACCCAGGTGTATATCCGCGCCGACGACAACGCGGGCTACGGCCGGGTCGTGGCGGCCATGGCGGTGTTGCAGAAGGGCGGTGTCAGCCATCTGGGGTTGGTGACCGAGGCCCCGCAATGA
- a CDS encoding phytase, with product MRISKLYLLIALAACSPVMAADLALTPWAPSLNAQAVAFLPGRTERVATSTRDGLQLLDHQGAELARFKGNFSSLDTRGAGAQVLVASLDNDRQQALLVSLDAASKTFGKPLYLPTRDYPVNGLCLFRDAAANLFVFLVGEEGKGEQWLVGNGSTLLGEPQRVRGLPLPPSAQFCQVDDATQQLLVNEENVGWWAYPAHPEAEVKRTPVALFDNPKREAGAMALVPGGVVTLDPKTAQLHLFQQTGERWVEQGSLTLPGLKEPEQLSVNGQHVLVRDDDTGRLYQGKLDWKATPVAAEPVMPEVAALRQTDPVGRQGDAADDPAIWIHPEQPAKSRVLGTNKKQGLLAYDLDGKLLQELAVGRLNNVDVRPNFKLGAQTVDLAVASNRDHNSLSLFSIDRQSGELREAGEVPTPLKEIYGICLFQPASGEIYAIANGKDGTFLQYRLSAPDGRVQGELVRQFKVDSQPEGCVADDQRQRLFIGEEDVGVWAVDARADQPATLTSVIKVGPQLHADVEGLALYQSHERDYLVISSQGNDSYLVLDAEPPFATHGAFRVGLNAAAGIDGASETDGLEVTAINLGGPWSKGLLVVQDGRKRMPEQTQNFKFVPWAEVTRALKLP from the coding sequence ATGAGAATTTCCAAGCTGTACCTGCTGATCGCGTTGGCCGCTTGCTCGCCGGTCATGGCCGCTGACCTGGCGCTGACTCCTTGGGCGCCGAGCCTGAATGCGCAGGCGGTGGCTTTTCTGCCGGGTCGCACTGAACGCGTGGCCACCAGCACCCGCGACGGCCTGCAACTGCTCGACCATCAAGGTGCTGAACTGGCCCGCTTCAAAGGCAATTTCAGCAGCCTCGACACCCGCGGCGCCGGTGCCCAGGTGCTGGTGGCCAGCCTCGACAACGACCGCCAGCAGGCGCTGTTGGTGAGCCTTGATGCCGCGAGCAAGACCTTTGGCAAACCGCTGTACCTGCCCACCCGCGACTACCCGGTCAATGGCCTGTGCCTGTTCCGCGACGCAGCCGCCAACCTGTTTGTATTCCTGGTGGGGGAAGAGGGCAAGGGCGAGCAATGGCTGGTAGGCAACGGTTCGACGTTGTTAGGCGAGCCTCAGCGCGTGCGCGGTTTGCCATTGCCGCCGTCGGCACAGTTCTGCCAGGTGGATGATGCGACCCAGCAGTTGCTGGTCAATGAAGAAAACGTCGGCTGGTGGGCCTACCCGGCGCACCCGGAGGCGGAGGTGAAACGCACGCCGGTGGCACTGTTCGACAACCCCAAACGCGAGGCCGGCGCCATGGCGCTGGTGCCGGGCGGGGTGGTGACGCTGGATCCTAAGACGGCCCAACTGCATCTGTTCCAGCAAACCGGCGAGCGCTGGGTCGAACAGGGCAGCCTGACGCTGCCAGGCTTGAAAGAGCCGGAGCAACTGAGCGTCAACGGCCAGCACGTGCTGGTGCGGGATGACGACACCGGCAGGCTCTACCAGGGCAAACTCGACTGGAAGGCAACGCCTGTGGCCGCCGAGCCGGTAATGCCGGAAGTCGCTGCCCTGCGCCAGACCGACCCGGTCGGTCGCCAGGGGGATGCGGCGGATGACCCGGCGATCTGGATTCACCCCGAACAACCGGCCAAAAGCCGCGTGCTCGGCACCAACAAAAAGCAGGGCCTGCTGGCCTATGACCTCGACGGCAAGCTGCTGCAGGAACTGGCGGTCGGCCGCCTGAATAACGTCGATGTGCGCCCCAATTTCAAGCTCGGCGCGCAAACAGTTGACCTGGCCGTGGCGAGCAATCGCGATCATAACAGCCTGAGCCTGTTCAGCATCGACCGCCAGAGCGGCGAACTGCGCGAAGCCGGTGAAGTGCCGACGCCGCTCAAGGAAATCTACGGCATCTGCCTGTTCCAGCCTGCCAGCGGTGAGATCTACGCGATCGCCAATGGCAAGGACGGCACCTTTCTGCAATACCGCCTGAGTGCGCCGGACGGCCGAGTGCAGGGCGAGCTGGTGCGCCAGTTCAAAGTCGACAGCCAACCCGAGGGCTGTGTGGCCGATGACCAGCGCCAGCGCCTGTTCATTGGTGAAGAAGACGTCGGCGTCTGGGCGGTGGATGCCCGTGCTGACCAACCGGCCACGCTCACCAGCGTGATCAAGGTCGGCCCGCAGTTGCATGCGGATGTCGAGGGCCTGGCGCTCTACCAGAGCCATGAACGCGACTACCTGGTGATCTCCAGCCAAGGCAATGACAGCTACCTGGTGTTGGATGCCGAGCCACCGTTCGCCACCCACGGCGCCTTCCGTGTCGGCCTGAATGCGGCAGCGGGGATTGATGGTGCTTCGGAAACCGATGGTCTGGAAGTCACCGCCATCAACCTCGGCGGACCCTGGAGCAAGGGCCTGCTGGTGGTGCAGGACGGCCGCAAACGCATGCCCGAGCAGACCCAGAACTTCAAGTTCGTGCCTTGGGCTGAGGTGACCCGCGCACTTAAATTGCCGTAG
- a CDS encoding acyl-CoA dehydrogenase family protein, which yields MSQSSQPSLRSVEVAHFDALLEHLTTELASTAHVFDESGAFPHANFQLLHQHGLVALTVPKALGGGGASLPQARKAISAIAKGEPSTALILVMQYLQHTRLQDSKTWPAHLRTQVAEDAVRNGALINALRVEPDLGTPARGGLPATTAVRTAEGWRISGRKIYSTGSHGLSWFSVWGRSDDADPLVGAWLVPKNSPGVTIIDTWDHLGMRATCSHEVVLDNVLVPLDHAVSVSPWSAPSPELDGEGFLWMSVLLSSVYDAVAQAARDWLVNWLEERAPSNLGAALSTLPRFQETVGHIDTLLFANRSLLDAAAEGHTPAAHAAQLKYLVTNNAIRAVELAIEASGNPGLSRHSPLQRHYRDVLCSRVHTPQNDAVLQGVGKAVFAQRQKERT from the coding sequence ATGAGCCAATCCTCGCAACCTTCCTTACGCTCCGTGGAAGTCGCCCACTTCGACGCCCTGCTCGAACACCTCACCACCGAGCTGGCCAGCACCGCGCACGTCTTTGACGAAAGCGGCGCCTTCCCCCATGCCAACTTCCAATTGCTGCACCAGCATGGCCTGGTCGCCCTCACCGTGCCCAAGGCCCTGGGCGGCGGCGGTGCCAGCCTGCCCCAGGCGCGCAAGGCCATCAGTGCGATTGCCAAGGGCGAACCGTCCACCGCGCTGATCCTGGTGATGCAGTACCTGCAACACACACGCCTGCAAGACAGCAAGACCTGGCCCGCCCACCTGCGCACCCAAGTGGCCGAAGACGCCGTGCGCAACGGCGCACTGATCAACGCCCTGCGCGTCGAACCCGACCTTGGCACCCCGGCCCGTGGCGGCCTGCCGGCGACCACTGCGGTGCGCACCGCCGAGGGTTGGCGCATCAGCGGCCGCAAGATCTACTCCACCGGCAGCCATGGCCTGAGCTGGTTCAGCGTGTGGGGCCGCAGTGACGATGCCGACCCACTGGTAGGCGCCTGGCTGGTGCCCAAAAACAGTCCCGGCGTGACCATCATCGACACCTGGGACCACCTGGGCATGCGCGCCACCTGTAGCCATGAAGTGGTGCTCGACAACGTGCTGGTGCCGCTGGACCACGCCGTCAGCGTCAGCCCCTGGAGCGCGCCGTCGCCGGAGCTGGATGGCGAAGGTTTCCTGTGGATGTCGGTGTTGTTGTCCTCGGTATACGACGCCGTAGCCCAGGCTGCGCGGGACTGGCTGGTGAACTGGCTGGAAGAACGCGCGCCGTCCAACCTCGGTGCTGCCCTGTCGACCTTACCGCGCTTCCAGGAAACCGTCGGCCATATCGACACCCTGCTGTTCGCCAACCGCAGCCTGCTCGACGCAGCCGCCGAAGGCCACACCCCCGCCGCCCATGCGGCGCAGTTGAAGTACCTGGTGACCAACAATGCGATCCGCGCCGTGGAGCTGGCCATCGAAGCCTCGGGCAACCCTGGCCTGTCGCGCCATAGCCCGTTGCAACGGCATTACCGCGACGTGCTGTGCAGCCGCGTACATACCCCGCAGAACGACGCCGTATTGCAAGGCGTCGGCAAGGCCGTCTTCGCCCAACGCCAGAAGGAACGCACATGA
- a CDS encoding peroxiredoxin-like family protein, whose amino-acid sequence MSESLNRQLADLHAERVATWAPESLKINIDQRQRLVDEARPDDYVQVGDELDPFTLLTVEGGELNRELLLADGPAVLVFFRFAGCPACNIALPYYERQLYPRLRELGVPLVAVSPQVPERLVEIKTRHNLQLLVASDPDNNLGRRLGILYSFDEASRNAALAKGNPIGETTGTGTWELPQPTVVVIARDGSVAFVEVSPDWLVRTEAEPVLQAVEQLLAQQPVQLAI is encoded by the coding sequence ATGAGTGAATCCCTCAACCGTCAGTTGGCCGACCTGCACGCCGAGCGTGTCGCGACCTGGGCGCCGGAGTCGCTGAAGATCAATATCGACCAGCGCCAGCGCCTGGTGGATGAAGCGCGACCCGACGACTACGTACAGGTGGGCGACGAACTGGACCCGTTCACCCTGCTCACTGTAGAAGGCGGCGAGTTGAACCGTGAGCTGCTGCTGGCCGACGGCCCGGCAGTGCTGGTGTTCTTCCGCTTTGCCGGCTGCCCGGCCTGCAACATCGCCCTGCCCTATTACGAGCGCCAACTCTACCCACGCTTGCGCGAACTCGGTGTGCCGCTGGTAGCGGTGAGCCCGCAGGTGCCGGAGCGCCTGGTGGAGATCAAGACCCGTCATAACCTGCAGTTGCTGGTGGCCAGTGACCCCGATAACAACCTCGGCCGACGCCTTGGCATTCTCTACAGTTTTGATGAGGCGTCGCGCAACGCCGCATTGGCCAAGGGCAACCCCATCGGAGAAACCACGGGTACCGGCACCTGGGAATTGCCGCAACCAACGGTGGTGGTGATTGCCAGGGATGGCAGCGTGGCGTTTGTGGAAGTGAGCCCGGATTGGTTGGTGCGCACGGAAGCTGAGCCGGTGTTGCAAGCCGTTGAACAGCTACTTGCCCAACAGCCTGTGCAACTCGCGATTTAA
- a CDS encoding GGDEF domain-containing protein, giving the protein MFSVLKLHRWKLSLLLVAANLGLILHLACGELKSFSEWVWLDIFGEGGSALLALVWLGLVLKSRPAGRVTNYLALGLSCIFFSWWIDSLDEFIRLPDSITWDHWLESGPMPVGMILLTIGIYHWHREQLAISAQMEKRERWFREHRLFDKLTPLAGADYLKRQLADSLHDSHAQQQPLSLLALDLDNFAAINQAYGHAEGDAVLQALSHLLLLNLRRQDLLCRLAGDRFVVLLPNTGERQAKELALELQQAVRGLAHKTRLHGERLQLAATTAVVMALDEPPHDLLKRLNLALARAKQPLAKSA; this is encoded by the coding sequence ATGTTTTCCGTGCTCAAACTCCACCGCTGGAAACTCTCTCTGCTGCTGGTCGCCGCCAACCTCGGGCTGATCCTGCACTTGGCCTGTGGCGAGCTTAAGAGCTTCAGCGAATGGGTGTGGCTGGATATCTTCGGCGAAGGCGGCTCTGCGCTGTTGGCGTTGGTGTGGCTAGGCCTGGTGCTGAAAAGCCGCCCCGCCGGGCGCGTCACCAACTACCTGGCGCTGGGCCTGTCGTGCATATTTTTCTCCTGGTGGATCGACAGCCTCGATGAGTTCATCCGCCTGCCCGACAGCATCACCTGGGATCACTGGCTGGAGTCCGGGCCGATGCCGGTGGGCATGATCCTGCTGACCATCGGCATCTACCACTGGCACCGCGAACAACTGGCGATCAGCGCGCAGATGGAAAAACGCGAGCGGTGGTTCCGCGAACATCGGCTGTTCGACAAACTCACGCCGCTGGCCGGCGCCGACTACCTCAAGCGCCAGTTGGCCGACAGCCTGCACGACAGCCACGCGCAGCAACAGCCGCTGTCGTTGCTGGCCCTGGACCTGGACAACTTCGCCGCCATCAACCAGGCCTACGGGCATGCCGAAGGCGATGCGGTGTTGCAGGCGCTCAGCCATTTGCTGCTGCTCAACCTGCGCCGCCAGGACCTGCTGTGCCGCCTGGCCGGTGACCGGTTTGTGGTGCTGTTGCCCAACACCGGCGAGCGCCAGGCCAAGGAGCTGGCGCTGGAGTTGCAGCAGGCCGTGCGCGGCCTGGCCCACAAGACCCGGCTGCACGGTGAGCGCCTGCAACTGGCGGCGACCACCGCCGTGGTCATGGCGCTGGACGAGCCGCCCCACGACTTGCTCAAGCGCCTCAACCTGGCCCTGGCCAGGGCCAAGCAACCCCTGGCGAAAAGTGCCTGA
- a CDS encoding D-isomer specific 2-hydroxyacid dehydrogenase family protein, translating into MSQVIIASQLDEDFNEVIRDRLAKIHPEAQVIGVPVGVPSDLPPQANILLLRPINVRGYTAPDTPPPGWPYGAQWVHLVSSGIDFYPQWLFNGPPVTTSRGSAADNLAEFALAAIFAASKHLPDIWVKDSQWNFTALRPLKGTTLGILGFGAIGERLAQKALALGIKVVALRQSLAPFSAGVEAANDIHDLFARADHLVVAAPLTESTRQLINRDVLGSAKPGLHLINIARGGLLDQEALLEALDNGQIGLASLDVTEPEPLPDGHRLYSHPRVRLSPHTSAISTNSKEEIAETFLANLERYVANVELYNRAN; encoded by the coding sequence ATGAGTCAGGTGATTATTGCCAGCCAACTGGATGAAGATTTCAATGAAGTGATTCGCGACCGCCTGGCAAAGATCCATCCCGAGGCCCAGGTGATCGGCGTGCCCGTTGGCGTACCGAGCGACCTGCCGCCCCAGGCGAATATCCTGCTGCTGCGCCCGATAAATGTGCGCGGCTACACCGCGCCGGACACCCCGCCACCGGGTTGGCCGTACGGCGCGCAATGGGTGCACCTGGTGTCGTCGGGCATCGATTTCTACCCGCAATGGCTGTTCAACGGCCCGCCGGTGACCACCTCCCGTGGCAGTGCCGCTGACAACCTGGCCGAGTTTGCCTTGGCCGCGATCTTTGCCGCCTCCAAGCATTTGCCGGACATCTGGGTAAAGGATTCGCAGTGGAATTTCACCGCGTTGCGTCCACTGAAGGGCACCACCCTGGGCATCCTGGGGTTTGGTGCGATAGGCGAACGCCTCGCGCAAAAAGCCCTGGCCCTGGGGATCAAGGTCGTAGCGCTGCGCCAAAGCCTGGCGCCGTTCAGCGCGGGCGTAGAAGCTGCCAACGACATCCACGACCTATTCGCCCGCGCCGATCACCTGGTGGTGGCGGCACCGCTGACCGAGTCCACGCGGCAGCTCATCAACCGTGACGTGTTGGGCAGCGCCAAGCCGGGGTTGCACCTGATCAATATCGCACGCGGTGGGTTGCTGGATCAGGAGGCCCTGCTGGAAGCACTGGACAATGGGCAGATCGGGCTGGCATCGCTGGATGTGACCGAGCCGGAGCCGCTGCCGGATGGGCATCGGTTGTACAGCCACCCGCGTGTGCGGTTGTCACCGCATACCTCGGCCATTTCGACCAACAGCAAAGAGGAGATTGCCGAGACGTTCTTGGCGAATCTGGAGCGGTATGTGGCCAATGTTGAGCTCTACAACCGCGCCAATTGA
- a CDS encoding TonB-dependent receptor: protein MYKRTGLVGFTLTALALAMASERLSAAEVANTEHVEVVGQAAAIDQALKEQRSADSIKSVVHADGVAQLPDENVAEAAQRLPGISVERDQGEGRFVSVRGLGPDLNSVTINGTLVPAPESARRAVALDVLPSELVQSLSVIKTLTPDMDANSLGGTVDVQSLSAFDHKGLFYTGSTEASYDKNTSQTSPKFSGAASNRFSLGDGIDNFGVAAALSWQKRDFGSDNVETGGAWDFTNGAKLNEFEQRDYDISRERAGGGLNFDYKPDDLSSYYLRTLYSRYKDTETRNATSLEFADPQSPGELGDAEAKRKLKNREETQEIQSYVFGGERMLGLWTLSGQAGYSQSSEDSPAHIAGATFDGGDFANSGFYDKDKPRPIIGSGFYDARNFTLDKVDWEKQNTKDTEKNLRLDLARDYDLSGYASQVKFGGKVSRRNKDNDLEAWVYKDFDTLGFTADQLNLSQFQKGNVDYRLGNYGPGISPSSIKQLIGSLNAADFYDETESRVNDFTIREDINAGYLMNTVDIDDWRFIAGLRYEGTEFEAKGTGATDGVFTPTETKRRYHHWLPGLHARYQIDKNTQVRAAWTKSVVRPTFGQLAPGFVIDDDEATFGNPDLKPLESSNLDLGIEHFMGRAGTVSAFVFYKDIKNFVYNTDLAGTGAWTNFSEAHTYANGDSAKLYGLELAYSQKFDWLPAPWNGLLVGANTTFSRSSADIEGFDSASGTNRKRNISLPNQSDTVGNLMLGWENDKLSLRLSANYKSAYLFELASINDKAHDLHVDAQTFVDFSARYSLTKNLQVSFEAQNLTDESYFVYTGHRSYNGQYEEYGPTYKLGLTFTHF, encoded by the coding sequence ATGTACAAGCGCACCGGGCTCGTCGGCTTCACGCTTACTGCCTTGGCCCTGGCGATGGCCAGCGAGCGGCTTTCGGCGGCCGAAGTGGCTAACACCGAGCACGTCGAAGTGGTCGGCCAGGCGGCAGCCATTGATCAGGCGCTCAAGGAGCAACGCAGCGCCGACAGCATCAAGAGCGTGGTGCATGCCGACGGCGTGGCCCAGTTGCCGGATGAGAACGTCGCGGAAGCAGCGCAGCGCCTGCCGGGTATCAGCGTGGAGCGCGACCAGGGCGAAGGGCGCTTTGTCAGCGTGCGCGGCCTCGGCCCGGACCTCAACAGCGTGACCATCAACGGCACCCTGGTGCCCGCCCCGGAAAGCGCACGCCGCGCGGTGGCCCTCGATGTGCTGCCCTCGGAGTTGGTGCAGTCGCTGTCGGTGATCAAGACCCTTACCCCGGACATGGACGCCAACTCCCTGGGCGGCACCGTTGATGTGCAAAGCCTGTCGGCCTTCGACCACAAGGGCCTGTTCTACACCGGCAGCACCGAGGCCAGCTACGACAAGAACACAAGCCAGACCAGCCCCAAGTTTTCCGGCGCCGCCAGTAACCGTTTCAGCCTCGGCGACGGCATCGACAACTTCGGCGTGGCCGCCGCGTTGAGTTGGCAGAAGCGTGACTTTGGCTCGGACAACGTCGAAACCGGCGGCGCCTGGGATTTCACCAATGGTGCCAAGCTCAATGAATTCGAGCAGCGCGACTACGACATCAGCCGCGAACGTGCCGGTGGCGGCCTGAACTTCGACTACAAGCCCGATGACCTCAGCAGCTACTACCTGCGCACCCTCTACAGCCGCTACAAAGACACCGAGACCCGCAACGCCACCAGCCTCGAATTTGCCGACCCCCAATCGCCCGGCGAGCTGGGTGATGCCGAGGCCAAGCGCAAGCTGAAGAACCGCGAAGAAACCCAGGAGATCCAGTCCTACGTATTCGGCGGCGAGCGCATGCTCGGCCTGTGGACCCTGAGCGGCCAGGCCGGCTACAGCCAGTCCAGCGAAGACAGCCCGGCGCACATCGCCGGTGCCACCTTCGACGGCGGCGACTTTGCCAATAGCGGCTTCTACGACAAGGACAAGCCACGCCCGATCATCGGCAGCGGTTTCTACGACGCGCGCAACTTCACCCTCGACAAGGTCGACTGGGAAAAACAGAACACTAAAGACACCGAGAAAAACCTGCGCCTGGACCTGGCCCGCGACTACGACCTGAGCGGCTATGCCTCCCAGGTGAAGTTCGGCGGCAAGGTCAGTCGTCGCAACAAGGACAACGACCTGGAAGCCTGGGTCTACAAAGATTTCGACACGCTCGGTTTTACCGCCGACCAGCTCAACCTCAGCCAATTCCAGAAGGGCAACGTCGACTACCGCCTGGGCAACTACGGGCCGGGCATCAGCCCCAGCAGCATCAAGCAGCTGATCGGCAGCCTCAACGCTGCGGACTTCTATGACGAGACCGAGTCCCGGGTCAACGACTTCACCATCCGTGAAGACATCAACGCCGGCTACCTGATGAACACCGTTGATATCGACGACTGGCGTTTCATCGCCGGCCTGCGTTACGAGGGCACCGAGTTCGAAGCCAAGGGGACTGGCGCTACCGATGGTGTGTTCACACCTACCGAGACCAAGCGCCGCTATCACCACTGGCTGCCGGGCCTGCATGCGCGCTACCAGATCGACAAGAACACCCAGGTGCGTGCGGCCTGGACCAAATCGGTGGTGCGCCCGACCTTCGGCCAGTTGGCGCCGGGGTTCGTGATCGACGATGACGAAGCCACTTTTGGCAACCCGGACCTCAAGCCCCTGGAATCGAGCAACCTGGACCTGGGCATCGAACATTTCATGGGCCGCGCCGGCACCGTATCGGCATTCGTGTTCTACAAGGACATCAAGAACTTCGTCTACAACACCGACCTGGCCGGCACCGGGGCCTGGACCAACTTTTCCGAGGCGCATACCTACGCTAACGGCGACAGCGCCAAGCTCTACGGCCTGGAACTGGCCTACTCACAGAAATTCGATTGGCTGCCGGCACCGTGGAACGGCCTGCTGGTCGGTGCCAACACCACGTTCAGCCGCTCCAGTGCTGACATCGAAGGCTTCGACAGCGCCAGCGGCACGAATCGCAAGCGCAATATCAGCCTGCCCAACCAATCGGACACCGTCGGTAACCTGATGCTGGGTTGGGAAAACGACAAGCTCAGCCTGCGTCTCTCGGCCAACTACAAATCGGCCTACCTCTTTGAGCTGGCCTCGATCAACGACAAGGCCCACGACCTGCATGTCGACGCCCAGACCTTCGTCGATTTCAGCGCGCGCTATTCGCTGACCAAGAACCTGCAAGTCAGCTTCGAGGCCCAGAACCTTACCGATGAGTCCTACTTCGTCTACACCGGCCACCGCAGCTACAACGGCCAGTACGAAGAGTATGGCCCGACCTACAAGCTGGGCCTGACCTTCACCCATTTCTGA